The following DNA comes from Gordonia zhaorongruii.
CACCGAGCAGCATCGGGGCGCATCCGGCTCAGATTTGTAGAACGTGTTCTAGAATTTGTTCTAGTATCGAGAGAATCCGAACCCTCTCACGATGTCTGGAGCCCCCATGAGCGACCCGATCGAGACCACTGAGCTGTACATCGGCGGCAAGTGGGTGACCCCGCACTCCGCCGACGTGCTCGAGGTCCACTCACCGGCGACCGGCGACAAAGTCGGATCGGTCCCGGCCGCCGACGCAACGGACGTCGACACCGCGGTCTCCGCGGCGCGCACGTCCTTCGATTCGGGAGTCTGGCGGAACACTCCGCCGAAGGAACGGGCAGCGGTCATCCGTCGCGCGGTGGAACTGATCAACGAGCGAGCCGGCGAGATCGGCGCGTTGGTCTCCGCCGAGATGGGGGCGACGCCGGGTGACGTCGCCACGCTGCAGCAGTTGGCCGGAACCGGCTGCCTGGACGCATACGCGGCGGCGGCCGAGGAGTACCAGTGGGAGGAGACGCGCACCGGAATCTTCGGGGAGACCCGGGTGGTGCGCGAAGCGGTCGGCGTCGTAGGCGCGATCATCGCATGGAACGTTCCGCTGTTCCTCTTCTGCAACAAATTCGGGCCCGCGTTGGCGGCCGGCTGCTCGGTGGTGCTCAAGCCCGCCCCCGAGACTCCCCTGAACGCGAACATGCTCGCCGAGATCTTCACCGAAGCAGGCGTTCCCGAAGGCGTCATCTCGATCGTCCCGGGCGGCGTCGAGACCGGTAAGGCGCTCGTCGACCACCCCGGCGTCGACAAGATCACCTTCACCGGCTCCACCGCGGCCGGCCAGACGATCGCGGCACGCTGCGGGGAGCAACTCAAGCGCGTCTCACTCGAACTCGGAGGCAAGTCCGCGGCCATCGTCCTGGACGACGCGGATGTCGCGGCAAGCGCTCCGATGCTGGTGTTCTCCGGCGTTCTCAATGCCGGTCAGGCATGCGTCGCCCAGACACGTGTGCTGGTCCCGCGTGCGCGCCACGACGAGATCGTGCAGGCGATGGTCGACGTCGCATCGACGTTCACCCCCGGTCTGCCGGACGATCCGGAGACCAAGGTCGGACCGATCATCAACGACAAGCAGCACGAGAAGGTCACCGGCTACATCGCGAAGGGCAAAGCCGAGGGCGCGACCGCAGTGCTCGAGGTACCCGCGCCGTCGATCGGCACCGGCAATTTCGTCGGTCCCACCATCTTCACCGGTGTCACCAACGACATGACCATCGCCCGCGAGGAGATCTTCGGTCCGGTCATCAGTGTCATCGCCTACGACGACCTGGACGAGGCGATCGCGATCGCCAACGACTCCGACTACGGTCTCGCAGGCTCGGTCTGGACCGCCGACGTCGAGAAGGGCGTCGACGTCGCCAAGCAGATCCGAACCGGGACCGTCGGCATCAATTGGTACGCGATCGATCCATCGTCCCCGTTCGGCGGCTACAAGAAGTCCGGCATCGGGCGTGAGAACGGCAAGGAAGGCCTCGAGGGATACCTGGAGCACAAGGCGATCCTCATGCCGATGGGCTACACATCGAACTGACCGGCTGAATCCCCCGCGAGAAGCGCCGCCGCACTCCTGGTGCGGCGGCGCTTCTTCGCATGGTCCGTTCAGTTCACCGAGTTCGGGCGCCCCGTCAGCCCCCGGGTGCGGGTGCGGGAGCCTGGCTCTGTCCGGAGCCCGGGGCGGCCGGCTTCTCGCCGCCGCCCGGGATCGGCACCGCCGTCGATGGCGGCGCATCCACCTTCTCGACCCGGTCACGGAGCGAGTTGTCGTCGAGGATGTCGATCCCGGAGATCTTCCACTCGCCGCTCTGGCGGGTCATGTCGTACACGAGCCTGCTCGCGTCGACCTGAGCCTCTTCGGTCGTTCCGCGGCTCGACGACTGGTTCATGAAGACCAGGACCTTCGCCGAGTCACGGGTGTTCTCCATGACGGCCGTGCCCTGGATGGTCACCTTGGTGACGATCTTCTGCTTCTTCACCTCGTCGACGACGTGGTAG
Coding sequences within:
- a CDS encoding aldehyde dehydrogenase, with protein sequence MSDPIETTELYIGGKWVTPHSADVLEVHSPATGDKVGSVPAADATDVDTAVSAARTSFDSGVWRNTPPKERAAVIRRAVELINERAGEIGALVSAEMGATPGDVATLQQLAGTGCLDAYAAAAEEYQWEETRTGIFGETRVVREAVGVVGAIIAWNVPLFLFCNKFGPALAAGCSVVLKPAPETPLNANMLAEIFTEAGVPEGVISIVPGGVETGKALVDHPGVDKITFTGSTAAGQTIAARCGEQLKRVSLELGGKSAAIVLDDADVAASAPMLVFSGVLNAGQACVAQTRVLVPRARHDEIVQAMVDVASTFTPGLPDDPETKVGPIINDKQHEKVTGYIAKGKAEGATAVLEVPAPSIGTGNFVGPTIFTGVTNDMTIAREEIFGPVISVIAYDDLDEAIAIANDSDYGLAGSVWTADVEKGVDVAKQIRTGTVGINWYAIDPSSPFGGYKKSGIGRENGKEGLEGYLEHKAILMPMGYTSN